A portion of the Bacillota bacterium genome contains these proteins:
- a CDS encoding glycosyltransferase, with amino-acid sequence MDEAPRPRGWAAPRQPRSLEGNRIDSLGRLAVLYELPFANLGGTEKHLLTLLSSLRSDVVPCLLAPEGNALRLFRDLGVPYRTIVPLNLGPGMRHALRVHHAAFKELLEEFKPCLVHVHAGVELAVAARLACPRIPLVHTIHGYPDAASYIVSAPIANRLIEEVICVSEAEKRAAQRHGFRKDRLTVIHNGVVAPATAARSGGREFRRHLSVRENVVVVGTVSRLERRKGLAHLVSAFARVRGECPGVRLLVVGDGRMRQDLERLAGDLGVGELVAFTGALEDPSDALESMDVFVLPSLQEALGIAILEAMARAKPVIATTVGGIPEAVAHGETGLLVPPGDDAALASAIIALVRSPEQRREMGARGRARFEALFTANLMARRTLEVYRRVLARASVGPRVTRSPRRA; translated from the coding sequence GTGGACGAGGCTCCCCGGCCCCGGGGCTGGGCAGCCCCGCGACAGCCACGGTCACTGGAGGGAAACCGCATCGACTCGCTCGGCAGGCTCGCCGTCCTCTATGAGCTTCCTTTCGCCAACCTCGGAGGGACGGAGAAACACCTCCTCACCTTGTTGAGCTCGCTCCGAAGCGACGTGGTCCCGTGCCTCCTCGCGCCCGAAGGGAACGCGCTCCGGCTTTTCCGCGATCTCGGCGTGCCTTACCGCACCATAGTCCCACTGAACCTAGGGCCCGGCATGCGGCATGCCCTGCGCGTGCACCATGCGGCTTTCAAGGAGCTATTGGAGGAGTTCAAGCCCTGTCTCGTTCACGTCCATGCCGGAGTTGAACTCGCCGTAGCGGCGCGCTTGGCGTGCCCACGCATTCCTCTGGTCCACACGATCCACGGCTATCCTGACGCGGCGAGCTACATCGTGTCCGCGCCCATAGCCAACCGCCTGATCGAGGAGGTAATCTGCGTTTCAGAGGCGGAGAAGAGGGCCGCCCAGCGCCACGGCTTCAGGAAGGATAGACTCACAGTGATCCACAACGGCGTCGTCGCCCCTGCGACCGCCGCGCGTTCTGGCGGACGGGAGTTTAGAAGACACCTGAGCGTGCGGGAAAACGTCGTGGTCGTCGGAACCGTGTCGCGGCTCGAGCGCAGGAAAGGTCTAGCCCATCTCGTGTCCGCCTTCGCTCGCGTCCGTGGCGAGTGCCCGGGCGTGCGATTGCTTGTGGTGGGCGACGGACGGATGAGACAGGATCTAGAGCGGCTCGCCGGCGACCTGGGCGTAGGCGAACTAGTCGCGTTCACCGGCGCCCTCGAGGACCCAAGCGACGCCCTGGAGTCGATGGACGTCTTCGTCCTTCCCTCGCTCCAGGAAGCACTGGGCATAGCCATCCTCGAAGCCATGGCCAGGGCGAAGCCGGTGATAGCCACGACTGTCGGAGGCATCCCGGAGGCAGTGGCCCACGGCGAGACGGGTCTGCTCGTGCCTCCGGGGGACGACGCCGCCCTGGCCTCAGCCATCATCGCTCTAGTGCGCAGCCCTGAGCAGAGACGCGAGATGGGCGCCCGGGGGCGCGCTCGCTTCGAAGCCTTGTTCACCGCGAACTTGATGGCGCGCAGGACTCTCGAGGTGTACCGGCGAGTCTTGGCCCGCGCGTCCGTCGGGCCGCGCGTCACGCGATCCCCCAGGCGGGCATGA
- a CDS encoding SIS domain-containing protein produces MSAIAYFERIQEIAHSIRTHEMHNIGKAAGLMADSIGSGHLVHLFGSGHSVIPVMDVFPRYGSFVGFHPLLDPRLMWCNVVGPGGARELLWLERQEGYVATFLQSFEFHSQDTMWVFSHGGLNAAPVEAALYARERGLPVVAVVSGDNHRKARPTHSSGKKLGDLADVMIDTHVPLEDALVHVDGLDVPVAAGSTVAAVAISCAIVAEVAKLLAAAGIKPSTFVSPNVRGVDADHNKGVFQEYERRVPR; encoded by the coding sequence ATGAGCGCGATCGCATACTTCGAAAGGATCCAAGAGATCGCTCACAGCATCAGAACGCACGAGATGCACAACATAGGGAAAGCTGCTGGACTGATGGCGGACTCCATCGGAAGCGGCCATCTCGTGCATCTCTTCGGGAGCGGGCACTCCGTCATCCCAGTCATGGATGTTTTCCCGCGCTACGGTAGTTTCGTGGGGTTTCATCCCTTGCTCGACCCCAGGCTCATGTGGTGCAACGTCGTGGGCCCTGGCGGCGCGAGAGAGCTTCTTTGGCTCGAGCGACAGGAGGGCTACGTTGCCACCTTCCTTCAAAGCTTCGAGTTTCACTCGCAGGACACTATGTGGGTCTTCTCCCATGGTGGGCTCAACGCTGCGCCGGTGGAGGCGGCTCTGTACGCGCGGGAGAGGGGCCTTCCCGTGGTGGCAGTTGTGTCTGGCGACAATCACAGGAAGGCGAGACCGACGCACTCTAGCGGCAAGAAACTCGGAGACCTGGCGGACGTGATGATCGACACCCACGTGCCGCTCGAGGATGCGCTGGTACACGTGGACGGGCTCGACGTACCCGTGGCGGCCGGGTCCACCGTGGCTGCGGTGGCGATCTCGTGCGCGATCGTAGCGGAAGTCGCGAAGCTGCTCGCGGCGGCCGGGATCAAGCCTTCAACTTTCGTGTCCCCGAATGTGAGAGGCGTCGATGCGGACCACAACAAGGGAGTGTTTCAGGAGTACGAGAGACGAGTGCCAAGGTGA